A single genomic interval of Rhododendron vialii isolate Sample 1 chromosome 3a, ASM3025357v1 harbors:
- the LOC131319704 gene encoding uncharacterized protein LOC131319704 translates to MEGLSAICAGLGIIEEDDNGGRIGYTKGEYCLDNLKDLLRFLRRDDPQTREVFKQVCKWNIVGKDLIPILEHCQDDHNLVLNAVKVLVFLTMPIEPTSNDIPQQIEYLWALKSSITLSDTVPMIVSLLESPLENLECDTFTEDDWKLVQLVVTLFRNIVAIQEIPPHQKAGATTQFLSLRDKFLELLFNENVMDLILVLTQNIGGSSRYLRQDNLLLLETFHYVVVGQEPELIAKAYSKDLKVNEDAEISIDSLRSIMEEEAEKRKLTRLRNTGCSSQFSGAFTRLTMDGSKTLLMGNPCSASHGNLLKSHKVQHRGPLKRMVWDYERLPSTKDKILELLHDFVNQLVSGGYNVLMQSIREDIEKEHIIESSDVAIFFQVAQFVTSFQYQKSLFLKPETNADVFEASLNHHADSTLFKGNICGPIAASMNESMFLLLFSKWQYAYDGLKETKDYKFVSAAGSLMKIMIRMLDLVLKASPEDSKEPQTARILLYKLFYDQTDQGMTQFLLNQIKSFDIHKQAKSDLSDLIETTYVVIRLMENLQERGTLRVSRKSRKKRAKKMLNDKSDNIDQPVGDHTPLQNEIANSGCEPGEDHTPFQNKDEAAIPVQVNEPETCRVETSNHKTNLQGMKNNKSDEHNGDLHDGMGDSSCDEQLAGTDEVDFRVSTLISALANNNIIQNLCWLLKFYKSNSTSTNHYILCMLRKICDDLELSPMLYQLSFLNIFYKILDEQKSSPCKEYENIVLFLTSLVRRMLRKMKKQPLLFVEVLFWKTRKECHYINCESLLHEVGNLKRESEKWGSVSKDEGIYSSQGQGWVHRSIADALGDDEADFVDPNEINKQKEEDPYEIKIQKVFQRSNGNNGQVKENVKSVSSGGSHSKEISDSEGIIEHESEGVSKRRKSLVLNQDLEGKIKGLYEKYKDDRHCSRLIAEELDPDGKVSPVQVSNKLRRLGLRVPRQKRRLQAGGPIQLEEEGARGDENDLSKNEFEESSALRQPLHTRKRVRAFSKDQEMRIKALFEQFKDHKRCSHMIANAMDADGIFTAAQVSRKLKQLGLRVPKCKRSEGHMHSRDEDPVNFSAESAEDSDNETLLSLVKRSKSKKNEREIEVADENNYGKGNSDDELPGAALRDGEEPPCGTEGEFDESSLDYAANAEAEASSLGSKKLVGAPLVDDASHLQHQQMHDELADELSDFGDDATTHVASPKDAVWRRKMRMVLDLEDDD, encoded by the exons TGAAGGTGTTGGTGTTTCTAACCATGCCTATCGAACCCACATCCAACGACATCCCCCAACAAATAGAGTACCTTTGGGCTTTGAAGTCTTCAATTACCTTGAGTGACACTGTCCCAATGATCGTCTCACTTCTGGAGAGCCCATTGGAAAACTTAGAATG TGACACATTTACGGAGGATGACTGGAAACTAGTCCAGCTGGTGGTTACTTTATTTCGCAACATTGTAGCTATCCAGGAAATCCCTCCGCACCAGAAGGCTGGCGCAACCACACAGTTCTTGTCACTCAGAGATAAGTTTTTAGAACTACTGTTCAATGAGAATGTGATGGACTTGATCTTAGTTCTAACGCAGAACATTGGCGGCTCTTCGAGGTATCTCCGTCAAGATAACTTGCTTTTGTTGGAAACTTTCCATTACGTAGTTGTGGGTCAGGAGCCAGAACTGATTGCTAAAGCATATTCAAAGGACTTGAAG GTGAATGAAGATGCCGAAATTTCTATTGACAGTCTTAGATCTATTATGGAAGAGGAAGCTGAAAAAAGAAAGCTTACCAGGCTACGCAATACGGGTTGTTCCTCCCAATTTAGTGGAGCATTTACTCGGCTAACCATG GATGGTTCTAAAACATTATTGATGGGAAACCCATGTTCTGCTTCTCATGGCAATCTGCTCAAGTCTCATAAAGTACAACATCGAGGTCCACTCAAAAGAATGGTGTGGGACTATGAAAGATTACCGTCAACAAAGGACAAAATTTTAGAACTGCTTCATGATTTTGTTAACCAGCTTGTCTCAGGGGGGTACAATG TTCTAATGCAATCCATTCGGGAAGATATAGAAAAGGAGCACATAATTGAGAGCAGCGATGTTGCCATTTTCTTTCAGGTTGCTCAATTTGTTACATCTTTTCAATATCAGAAGTCCTTGTTTTTGAAG CCTGAAACAAATGCTGATGTATTCGAAGCTTCCTTGAATCATCATGCTGATAGTACACTTTTTAAAGGCAATATATGTGGACCAATTGCCGCATCGATGAACGAGTCAATGTTCCTCTTATTATTTTCAAAGTGGCAATATGCATATGATGGCTTGAAGGAGACAAAGGACTATAAGTTTGTATCTGCAGCAGGATCTCTAATGAAAATCATG ATTCGTATGCTGGATTTAGTGCTTAAGGCATCACCTGAAGATTCTAAGGAACCTCAAACGGCTCGCATTCTTCTTTACAAGTTATTTTATGATCAAACTGATCAAGGGATGACACAGTTCCTTTTGAACCAGATCAAATCATTCGACATTCACAAACAGGCAAAAAG TGATCTCTCCGACTTGATAGAAACAACATATGTAGTTATAAGGCTCATGGAGAACCTTCAAGAACGAGGCACATTAAGG GTTTCTAGAAAGTCTAGGAAGAAGAGAGCAAAGAAAATGTTGAATGACAAGAGTGATAACATTGATCAACCAGTTGGAGATCATACTCCCCTTCAGAATGAGATTGCTAACTCTGGTTGTGAACCAGGTGAAGATCATACTCCCTTTCAGAACAAG GACGAAGCCGCAATACCTGTTCAGGTTAATGAGCCCGAAACTTGCAGGGTAGAAACATCTAATCACAAAACCAATCTTCAGGGGATGAAAAATAATAAGTCTGATGAACATAATGGTGATCTTCATGATGGAATGGGTGATTCTTCTTGCGATGAGCAGCTAGCTGGTACTGATGAAGTGGACTTCAGAGTATCTACTTTGATTTCTGCCCTAGCAAATAACAATATTATCCAAAATTTGTGCTGGTTGCTGAAGTTTTATAAAAGCAATTCTACAAGTACAAACCACTACATTTTATGCATGCTGCGGAAAATTTGTGATGATCTAGAGCTTTCTCCAATGCTATATCAG TTGTCGTTCCTAAATATATTCTACAAGATCCTGGATGAGCAGAAGTCAAGCCCATGCAAGGAATATGAAAACATAGTTTTATTTCTAACAAGCTTGGTTAGGAGAATGCTTAGGAAAATGAAGAAACAACCTCTACTTTTTGTAGAGGTGCTCTTCTGGAAGACACGTAAAGAATGTCATTACATCAACTGTGAATCTTTGTTGCATGAAGTTGGCAACTTGAAGAGAGAAAGCGAAAAGTGGGGAAGTGTTTCTAAGGACGAAGGAATCTATTCATCTCAAGGGCAAGGATGGGTTCATAGGAGCATAGCAGATGCACTTGGCGACGATGAAGCTGACTTTGTTGACCCAAATGAGATCAATAAACAGAA GGAGGAGGACCCTTATGAGATCAAGATTCAGAAAGTTTTTCAAAGAAGCAATGGGAACAATGGACAAGTGAAGGAAAACGTCAAGTCAGTTTCTAGTGGGGGAAGTCACAGCAAGGAAATTTCTGATAG TGAGGGGATTATTGAACATGAGTCTGAAGGGGTAtctaaaagaaggaaaagcCTTGTTCTTAATCAAGATCTAGAAGGGAAAATCAAGGGTCTATATGAAAA ATACAAGGACGATCGTCATTGTAGTCGTCTCATTGCTGAAGAGCTCGATCCAGATGGAAAAGTTTCGCCAGTTCAGGTTTCCAACAAGCTTAGACGGCTTGGGCTTAGAGTCCCACGACAGAAAAGGAGGCTTCAAGCTGGGGGTCCTATCCAACTTGAGGAAGAAGGGGCAAGGGGAGATGAAAATGATCTTAGCAAAAATGAGTTTGAGGAGAGTTCTGCACTGAGACAACCTCT GCACACTAGAAAAAGAGTACGCGCCTTTAGCAAAGATCAGGAGATGAGGATCAAAGCTTTATTTGAGCA GTTTAAGGATCATAAGAGGTGTAGTCACATGATTGCAAATGCAATGGATGCTGATGGCATATTCACAGCAGCACAAGTTTCACGCAAACTCAAGCAACTTGGCCTTCGTGTTCCTAAGTGCAAGAGATCGGAAGGCCACATGCATTCAAGGGATGAGGATCCTGTCAACTTTTCTGCAGAAAGTGCAGAAGACTCTGACAATGAAACGTTATTATCACTGGTAAAAAG GAGCAAAAGCAAGAAGAATGAAAGAGAAATTGAGGTGGCAGATGAGAACAATTATGGAAAAGGCAATTCTGACGATGAACTTCCAGGCGCTGCTTTAAG GGATGGAGAAGAACCCCCCTGTGGGACGGAGGGTGAATTTGATGAAAGTTCTCTCGATTACGCTGCCAATGCAGAAGCTGAAGCAAGTAGCCTCGGCAGCAAAAAGTTAGTAGGTGCTCCACTTGTTGACGATGCAAGTCATTTGCAGCATCAACAAATGCATGACGAGCTGGCTGATGAGTTATCAGATTTTGGGGACGATGCAACAACTCATGTTGCATCCCCGAAAGATGCCGTATGGAGAAGGAAGATGAGGATGGTGCTTGATCTCGAGGATGATGACTAG